DNA sequence from the Hyla sarda isolate aHylSar1 unplaced genomic scaffold, aHylSar1.hap1 scaffold_2289, whole genome shotgun sequence genome:
GCGTGCGGAAGAAGTGCAATAACTGGGTAAAATTACCATTTTAACAGTATGTATACGGCCCAGCCAGGAAATATAGGGCAGGTCCCATCAGGCAAGGTCCTCACCAATAGACTTAAATAGTGGGTTGTAATTCAACCCATAAAAAAGGAAGTGGGAAGAGATCTGTAGAGATAAGGGAAGTGACACAGAGGGAAGAGATCTACAGAGATAAGGGAAGGGACAGTGGGAAGAGATCTGTAGAGATAAGGGAAGTGACACAGAGGGAAGAGATCTACAGAGATAAGGGAAGTGACACAGAGGGAAGAGATCTACAGAGataagggaagagacagagggaagAGATCTACAGAGATAAGGGAAGTGACAGAGGGAAGAGATCTACAGAGATAAGGGAAGTGACAGAGGGAAGAGATCTGTAGAGATAAGGGAAGTGACACAGAGGGAAGAGATCTACAGAGATAAGGGAAGGGACAGTGGGAAGAGATCTGTAGAGATAAGGGAAGTGACACAGAGGGAAGAGATCTACAGAGATAAGGGAAGTGACACAGAGGGAAGAGATCTACAGAGATAAGGGAAGTGACAGAGGGAAGAGATCTACAGAGATAAGGGAAGTGACAGAGGAAGAGATCTACAGAGATAAGGGAAGTGACAGAGGGAAGAGATCTGTAGAGATAAGGGAAGTGACACAGAGGGAAGAGATCTACAGAGATAAGGGAAGGGACAGTGGGAAGAGATCTACAGAGATAAGGGAAGTGACACAGAGGGAATAGATCTACAGAGATAAGGGAAGGGACAGTGGGAAGAGATCTGTAGAGATAAGGGAAGTGACACAGAGGGAAGAGATCTACAGAGATAAGGGAAGTGACACAGAGGGAAGAGATCTACAGAGATAAGGGAAGGGACACAGAGGGAAGAGATCTGTAGAGATAAGGGAAGTGACAGAGGGAAGAGATCTGTAGAAATAAGGGAAGGGACAGAGGGAAGAGATCTACAGAGATAAGGAAGTGACAGAGGGAAGAGATCTACAGAGATAAGGGAAGTGACACAGAGGGAAGAGATCTACAGAGataagggaagagacagagggaagAGATCTACAGAGATAAGGGAAGTGACACAGAGGGAATAGATCTACAGAGATAAGGGAAGGGACAGTGGGAAGAGATCTGTAGAGATAAGGGAAGTGACACAGAGGGAATAGATTTACAGAGATAAGGGAAGTGACACAGAGGGAAGAGATCTACAGAGATAAGGGAAGTGACACAGAGGGAATAGATCTACAGAGATAAGGGAAGGGACAGTGGGAAGAGATCTGTAGAGATAAGGGAAGTGACAGAGGGAAGAGATCTACAGAGATAAGGGAAGTGACAGAGGGAAGAGATCTACAGAGATAAGGGAAGTGACAGAGGGAAGAGATCTGTAGAAATAAGGGAAGGGACACAGAGGGAATAGATCTACAGAGATAAGGGAAGTGACAGAGGGAAGAGATCTACAGAGATAAGGGAAGTGACACAGAGGGAAGAGATCTACAGAGataagggaagagacagagggaagAGATCTACAGAGATAAGGGAAGTGACAGAGGGAAGAGATCTACAGAGATAATGGAAGAGACAGAGGGAAGAGATCTACAGAGATAAGGGAAGTGACAGAGGGAAGAGATCTACAGAGATAATGGAAGAGACAGAGGGAAGAGATCTACAGAGATAAGGGAAGGGACAGAGGGAAGAGATCTGTAGAGATAAGGGAAGGGACACAGAGGGAAGAGATCTACAGAGATAAGGGAAGAGATCTACAGAGATAAGGGAAGAGATCTACAGAGataagggaagagacagagggaggAGATCTACAGAGATAAGGGAAGGGACAGAGGGAAGAGATCTGTAGAGATAAGGGAAGTGACACAGAGGGAAGAGATCTACAGAGATAAGGGAAGTGACAGAGGGAAGAGATCTGTAGAGATAAGGGAAGTGACACAGAGGGAAGAGATCTACAGAGATAAGGGAAGGGACAGAGGGAAGAGATCTACAGAGATAAGTGAAGGGACATAGAGGGAAGAGATCTACAGAGATAAGGGAAGGGACACAGAGGGAAGAGATCTACAGAGATAAGGGAAGGGACACAGAGGGAAGAGATCTACCGAGATAAGGGAAGGGGACACAGAGGGAAGAGATCTACAGAGATAAGGGAAGTGACACAGAGGGAAGAGATCTGTAGAGATAAGGGAAGTGACAGAGGGAAGAGATCTGTAGAGATAAGGGAAGTGACAGTGGGAAGAGATCTGTAGAGATAAGGGAAGTGACAGTGGGAAGAGATCTGTAGAGATAAGGGAAGTGACAGTGGGAAGAGATCTGTAGAGATAAGGGAAGAGATCTACAGAGATAAGGGAAGAGACATAGAGGGAAGAGATCTACAGAGATAAGGGAAGTGACAGAGGGAAGAGATCTACAGAGATAAGGGAAGGGACATAGTGGGAAGAGATCTGTAGAGATAAGGGAAGTGACATAGAGGGAAGAGATCTACAGAGATAAGGGAAGGGACAGTGGGAAGAGAACTGTAGAGATAAGGGAAGAGATCTACAGAGATAAGGGAAGGGACAGAGGGAAGAGATCTGTAGAGATAAGGGAAGGGACATAGAGGGAAGAGATCTGTAGAGATAAGGGAAGTGACAGAGGGAAGAGATCTGTAGAGATAAGGGAAGTGACAGAGGGAAGAGATCTACAGAGataagggaagagacagagggaagAGATCTACAGAGATAAGGGAAGGGACAGAGGGAAGAGATCTGTAGAGATAAGGGAAGGGACATAGAGGGAAGAGATCTACAGAGATAAGGGAAGTGACACAGAGGGAAGAGATCTACAGAGATAAGGGAAGGGACATAGAGGGAAGAGATCTGTAGAGATAAGGGAAGTGACAGAGGGAAGAGATCTACAGAGATAAGGGAAGGGACATAGAGGGAAGAGATCTGTAGAGATAAGGGAAGTGACAGAGGGAAGAGATCTACAGAGATAAGGGAAGGGACATAGAGGGAAGAGATCTGTAGAGATAAGGGAAGTGACAGAGGGAAGAGATCTACAGAGATAAGGAAGGGACAGAGGGAAGAGATCTGTAGAGATAAGGGAAGGGACATAGAGGGAAGAGATCTGTAGAGATAAGGGAAGTGACAGAGGGAAGAGATCTACAGAGATAAGGGAAGGGACATAGAGGGAAGAGATCTGTAGAGATAAGGGAAGTGACAGAGGGAAGAGATCTACAGAGATAAGGGAAGGGACATAGAGGGAAGAGATCTGTAGAGATAAGGGAAGTGACAGAGGGAAGAGATCTACAGAGATAAGGGAAGTGACAGAGGGAAGAGATCTACAGAGATAAGGGAAGGGACATAGAGGGAAGAGATCTACAGAGAAAAGGGAAGGGACAGAGGGAAGAGATCTGTAGAGATAAGGGACAGAGGGAAGAGATCTACAGCTATAAGGGAAGTGACATAGAGGGAAGAGATGTACAGAGATAAGGGAACGGCATAGAGGGAAGAGATCTGTAGAGataagggaagagacagagggaagagatctacagagataagggaagagacagagggaagagatctacagagataaggaagagacagagggaagagatctacagagataagggaagagacagagggaagAGATCTACAGAGATAAGGGAACAAATCTGTAGAGATAAGGGAAGTGACACAGAGGGAAAAGATCTGTAGAGATAAGGGAAGAGACAGTGGGAAGAGATCTGTAGAGATAAGGGAAGGGACAGAGGGAAGAGATCTGTAGAGATAAGGGAAGGGACAGAGGGAAGAGATCTGTAGAGataagggaagagacagagggaagAGATCTACAGAGATAAGGGAAGGGACATAGAGGGAAGAGATCTACAGAGATAAGGGAAGGGACATAGAGGGAAGAGATCTACAGAGATAAGGGAAGTGACTTATAGAGGGAGGAAGCACAAGGATGATAGAGTTTTATGTAAAAGAGATTGAAAAATTATTAGTCATGTCCTCTCTTACCATCCATATTATAAGGAATCCGGAAACCTATTCCTCAAGCCACTAAGCCTAAAAATACTCTGCTCTATCCTGTTctttagagatcacttctcagcagtctcatCATCACAAACAGGATTACACCGACAGGTAACAATTTTATATATCCACCAATCACTACAGACTgacacttctcagcagtctcctcctcttcttctgacAGGATTAcatgacaggtaacacctatatatagataagaTTGGATTGTGCCTCTCACAATAGGCAATGGACACAGCTCACCTGCACAGGGCATACAGcttgcccacaacactctcctaCAATAGTAAACAGGGTCTCCCTCTCATATCTATCGAACAGTAGAGGGGATTATATAGTGAAACATTGGGGGGCCCATATACTTACAGGCTGTAAAcatggggggcacatacttacaCTCTTAAAGGAGGCTGCAAACTCTGCAACGCCTGGAACTATAGAAGACACAAAATCAACAAATTACAATGATCCTGAGCAGAATTCACTCTGCAAGACTGACCCTTCCCCCACCAAGAGAGCCTATAAACCATACAGATGACCCCAACAAGGACCCAAGACCATACAGATGACCCCACACCCCCAACCCGAGGACCCTGCACCCCAGAAGACCCCCAACCCGAGGACCCTGCACCCCAGAAGACCCCCAACCCGAGGACCCTGCACCCCAGAAGACCCCCAACCCGAGGACCCTGCACCCCAGAAGACCCCCAACCCGAGGACCCTGCACCCCAGAAGACCCCCAACCCGAGGACCCTGCACCCCAGAAGACCCCCAACCCGAGGACCCTGCACCCCAGAAGACCCCCAACCCGAGGACCCTGCACCCCAGAAGACCCCCAACCCGAGGACCCTGCACCCCAGAAGACCCCCAACCCGAGGACCCTGCACCCCAGAAGACCCCCAACCCGAGGACCCTGCACCCCAGAAGACCCCCAACCCGAGGACCCTGCACCCCAGAAGACCCCCAACCCGAGGACCCTGCACCCCAGAAGACCCCCAACCCGAGGACCCTGCACCCCAGAAGACCCCAACCCAAGGACCCTGCACCCCAGAAGACCCCAACCCGAGGACCCTGCACCCCAGAAGACCCCAACCCGAGGACCCTGCACCCCAGAAGACCCCAACCCGAGGACCCTGCACCCCAGAAGACCCCAACCCGAGGACCCTGCACCCCAGAAGACCCCAACCCGAGGACCCTGCACCCCAGAAGACCCCAACCAAGGACCCTGCACCCCAGAAGACCCCAACCAAGGACCCTGCACCCCAGAAGACCATACAGATGACCCCAACCCAAGGACCCTGCACCCCAGAAGACCCCAACCAAGGACCCTGCACCCCAGAAGACCATACAGATGACCCAAACCCAGGACCCTGCACCCTAGATGACCATACAGATGACCCCCAACCAAGGACCCTGCGCCCCAGAAGACCATACAGATGACCCCAACCAAGGACCCTGCGCCCCCGAAGACCATACAGATGACACCAACCAAGGACCCTGCGCCCCAGAAGACCATACAGATGACCCCAACCAAGGACCCTGCACCCCAGAAGACCATACAGATGACCCCAATCAAGGACCCTGCGCCCCAGAAGACCATACAGATGACCCCAACCAAGGACCCTGCCCCCCAGAAGGCCAGATGACCCAAACCAAGGACCCTGCACCCCATAAGACCTTACAGATGACCCCAATCAAGGACCCTGCACCCCAGAAGACCATACAGATGACCCACCCCCCCAACCCCAGAAGACTATACagataacccccccccacacacccgaGGACCCTGCACCCCAGAAGACTATACAGATGACCCAAAACCCCACACACCCAAGGACCCTGCACCCAGAAGACTATACAGATgacccacccccccacacaccaagGACCCTGCACCCCAGAAGACTATACAGATGACCCACCCCCCCACAACACCCGAGGACCCTGCACCCCAGAAGACTATACAGATAAACCCCCCCACACCCCCGAGGACCCTGCACCCCAGAAGACTATACAGataaacccccccccacacacccgaGGACCCTGCACCCCAGAAGACTATACAGATGACCCCCGCCCACACACCCGAGGACCCTGCACCCCAGAAGACTATACGatgaccccccccacacacccaagGACCCTGCACCCCAGAAGACTATAC
Encoded proteins:
- the LOC130321830 gene encoding uncharacterized protein LOC130321830, giving the protein MTPTRTQDHTDDPTPPTRGPCTPEDPQPEDPAPQKTPNPRTLHPRRPPTRGPCTPEDPQPEDPAPQKTPNPRTLHPRRPPTRGPCTPEDPQPEDPAPQKTPNPRTLHPRRPPTRGPCTPEDPQPEDPAPQKTPNPRTLHPRRPPTRGPCTPEDPQPEDPAPQKTPTQGPCTPEDPNPRTLHPRRPQPEDPAPQKTPTRGPCTPEDPNPRTLHPRRPQPEDPAPQKTPTKDPAPQKTPTKDPAPQKTIQMTPTQGPCTPEDPNQGPCTPEDHTDDPNPGPCTLDDHTDDPQPRTLRPRRPYR